DNA sequence from the Rattus rattus isolate New Zealand chromosome 2, Rrattus_CSIRO_v1, whole genome shotgun sequence genome:
GACACACctatgactggaatgtaaaagaCCAGGACAGCCAAGATGTGGGAAACACATGTGTTGAGGGTGCGGACGCGCTCCCTTGGAGAGGCTAGCCCCATCACTGTGTAAAGAATCAAGGAGTAGGACATGACAATAAGCAAGGAGTCTACACCCACTGTGGACAGAACCACATAGAGTCCATAGAGGATGTTGACAGTAATGTCAGCACAGGCCAGCTTCATGACATCAGCATGGAAACAGAAtgagtgagacaggaggatcttgcCAGGGCAGTAGTTCAGTCGCTTCAGCAAGAAGGGCACTGGGAATAGTGACAGAGTGGCTCTAGCTACAATGGCCATCCCGATCCTGATGATGACAGTGTTAGTGAGGACAGATGCATAGCGCAGTGGATTGGAGATAGCCACAAAGCGGTCAAAGGACATGGCCAAGAGCACAGAGGACTCCAACACAGAGAAGGAGTGTAGGAAGAACATCTAGATCAGACAGGCATTGAAGTCGATGAAGCGATAGTCAAACCAGAGCACAGCCAGGGTGGAGGGCAGCGTGGACAAGCTGAGACCCACATCACTTAGAGCCAGCATGGATAGGAAGTAGTACATGGGTTGGTGTAGGCTATGGGTCCTCCTCACAGCCAGGAGGATGAGACAGTTTCCGGTGAGTGCCACAGTGTACatgaaggagaaggggatggagatCCAACCGTGGACAGCCTCTAGTCCTGGGATGCCAATCATGAGGAAAGACTGTGGCTGGAAGAAGGAGATGTTGATGAAAGGTTGGGAAATGAT
Encoded proteins:
- the LOC116894051 gene encoding LOW QUALITY PROTEIN: olfactory receptor 51G2-like (The sequence of the model RefSeq protein was modified relative to this genomic sequence to represent the inferred CDS: substituted 1 base at 1 genomic stop codon); translation: MIISQPFINISFFQPQSFLMIGIPGLEAVHGWISIPFSFMYTVALTGNCLILLAVRRTHSLHQPMYYFLSMLALSDVGLSLSTLPSTLAVLWFDYRFIDFNACLIXMFFLHSFSVLESSVLLAMSFDRFVAISNPLRYASVLTNTVIIRIGMAIVARATLSLFPVPFLLKRLNYCPGKILLSHSFCFHADVMKLACADITVNILYGLYVVLSTVGVDSLLIVMSYSLILYTVMGLASPRERVRTLNTCVSHILAVLVFYIPVIGVSMIHRFGKHLPHIVHALVAYVYLVVPPVLNPIIYSVKSKPIRGAMFRVLRGKDQT